In a genomic window of Gloeocapsopsis dulcis:
- a CDS encoding PadR family transcriptional regulator has protein sequence MLELATLGILQSKPLHGYRLKQQLEQFMSGCISVNYGAIYPLLRRLEERGDIATLIQEAGEAGPSRKIYCITSQGTIAFRRKMLEHPHESWVNARSRFTIKYFFFSHLQSTERIKLLEHRIMVCRLRLETLEVQPIPSDDFYEIAVWHRFIAVIQEELNWLNERLVQEQQHQLESRN, from the coding sequence ATGCTTGAGCTAGCAACCCTAGGTATATTGCAGAGCAAACCACTGCACGGTTATCGATTAAAGCAACAATTAGAACAGTTTATGAGTGGCTGTATCAGTGTTAACTATGGTGCGATTTACCCTTTGTTGAGGCGCTTGGAAGAACGCGGCGATATTGCTACTCTAATTCAAGAAGCAGGTGAGGCGGGACCTAGCCGCAAGATCTATTGCATAACTTCTCAAGGCACGATCGCTTTTCGCCGCAAAATGCTAGAACATCCCCACGAAAGCTGGGTCAATGCGCGATCGCGTTTTACTATTAAGTACTTCTTTTTTAGTCATCTCCAATCTACCGAACGCATTAAACTTCTCGAACACCGGATTATGGTGTGTCGTCTGCGCCTCGAAACTTTAGAAGTTCAACCAATACCGAGTGACGATTTTTATGAAATTGCTGTCTGGCATAGGTTTATTGCGGTGATTCAAGAAGAACTAAACTGGTTGAATGAGCGATTAGTGCAAGAACAGCAACATCAATTAGAATCTCGCAACTAA
- a CDS encoding 2Fe-2S iron-sulfur cluster-binding protein: protein MPNIKFEKENREVIAADGANLRLKAMENGIDIYKLYGKMMNCGGYGQCGTCIVEITEGMENLSPRTEVENRKLKKKPKNYRLACQALVNGSVSVVTKP from the coding sequence ATGCCTAATATCAAATTTGAGAAAGAAAATCGTGAAGTCATTGCTGCTGACGGTGCTAATCTTCGGCTTAAGGCAATGGAGAATGGCATCGATATTTATAAACTCTACGGTAAGATGATGAACTGTGGTGGTTACGGTCAATGTGGCACTTGCATTGTCGAGATTACAGAAGGGATGGAAAACTTGTCACCACGGACAGAAGTTGAAAACAGAAAACTGAAAAAGAAGCCAAAAAACTACCGCCTTGCGTGCCAAGCCTTAGTTAATGGTTCTGTCAGCGTAGTCACCAAGCCTTAA
- the psbM gene encoding photosystem II reaction center protein PsbM: MQVNDLGFVASILFVLVPAVFLIILYIQTASRQGRNDS, encoded by the coding sequence ATGCAAGTTAATGACTTAGGGTTCGTAGCGAGCATCTTGTTCGTTCTAGTTCCCGCTGTGTTTCTCATAATTCTGTATATTCAGACTGCTAGCCGCCAAGGTAGAAACGATTCATAA
- a CDS encoding universal stress protein gives MLEKILLADSGTGNSEEMLKALMDLPSIQKASVTVLHVVPSQVSAEIMTSKWEEGGKVLGTAIQSLQLDSTKVSAILRQGEPKDVVCQVAEEIDADLIIMGSRGLKRLQSILSNSVSQYVFQLSSRPMLLVKDDIYVKKINRIMVAIDGSDAAKQCLQLALFLLRDIKGGQLILAHVDKSASGSSGTTTPTEKDSILAGAIAEAKKYGIQPRAISTTGKPGEAICQIAEENDVDLLMLGSPDRRPSIAKSFVDLDRLLGSSLSDYVRVNANCPVLLARTVG, from the coding sequence ATGTTAGAAAAAATTCTGCTAGCTGACTCTGGAACTGGAAATTCAGAGGAAATGCTCAAGGCATTGATGGATTTGCCATCGATTCAAAAGGCATCTGTTACTGTTTTGCATGTTGTTCCCTCTCAAGTTAGTGCTGAGATCATGACGTCTAAGTGGGAAGAGGGAGGAAAGGTTCTAGGTACAGCTATTCAATCCTTACAGTTAGATTCAACTAAGGTTTCGGCAATTCTTCGGCAAGGCGAACCTAAGGATGTGGTATGCCAAGTAGCAGAGGAGATTGATGCGGATCTCATTATTATGGGTTCACGCGGTCTCAAACGTTTGCAATCAATTTTGTCTAACTCAGTAAGTCAGTACGTATTTCAATTATCCTCTCGACCCATGTTGTTGGTTAAGGATGATATTTATGTCAAAAAAATTAACCGGATCATGGTAGCAATAGATGGTTCGGATGCAGCAAAACAATGTTTACAATTAGCTCTGTTTCTACTGCGAGACATTAAAGGAGGACAGCTAATTTTAGCCCATGTTGATAAAAGTGCAAGTGGTTCGTCGGGTACAACCACGCCAACAGAAAAAGATTCTATTTTAGCAGGGGCGATCGCCGAAGCCAAAAAATACGGTATACAACCGCGTGCTATCTCAACAACAGGGAAACCAGGTGAAGCAATTTGCCAAATCGCAGAAGAAAATGATGTGGACTTGTTGATGCTTGGTTCTCCTGATCGCCGTCCTTCAATTGCCAAAAGTTTTGTTGACTTAGATCGGCTGTTAGGTTCTTCTTTATCCGATTACGTACGTGTAAATGCGAATTGCCCAGTATTGTTAGCTAGAACTGTCGGTTAA
- a CDS encoding iron uptake porin gives MSKILWKSLLLSPAILGATLVVSSTAVAVEQSQQAELNQQDAAQAPVTDYVVAIADNAIEQNTTVSVQVVNPAATQPQTVAVTQVSPAPITVAQATTAPVAPAAAPEATSVESLEQLNRYSNEGTGNSNSVAQVTSVSQLSDVQPTDWAFQALQSLVERYGVIAGYPDGTYRGNRAMTRYEFAAGLNAALDRVNELIAAGTADMVRREDLATLQRLQEEFAAELATLRGRVDALEAQTAELEANQFSTTTKLVGEVVAAVTDTFGDDVDDNTVLQNRVRLDFQTSFGGSDVLHTRLSTGNAQPFSFSAFNGPVPNATFEGQQTFNVSPNFENDISLDWLAYDFPLFGQARGYLAATGGIHSDYAATANPYFEDYDGGRGALSTFAQQNPIYRIGGGAGGGLTLGFGGSGVFRPSSLTVGYLADNASDPGLSAGIGNGDYAALAQLNFNLGDRVALAATYVHGYHTTGNGIYDIGGSFAGQSAGPVVGTTQANLVDISGDGFVDGVPGLLTGPTVTNSYGVSAALRLTDRISLSGFGTYTNATLLGRGGADIWTFGGGVAFPDLGKEGNLLGIFAGVEPTLRGVEAPGVVGFTRDYGLHVEGFYRYQLTDNVSITPGVIWLSSPGQNDANSDVIIGTLRTTFNF, from the coding sequence ATGTCAAAGATATTGTGGAAATCACTGCTGCTTAGCCCAGCAATTCTAGGAGCAACGCTAGTTGTATCTTCTACAGCCGTTGCAGTAGAGCAGTCGCAACAAGCTGAACTAAATCAGCAAGATGCTGCTCAAGCTCCAGTGACAGATTATGTAGTTGCGATCGCAGACAATGCCATTGAGCAAAATACTACGGTAAGTGTTCAGGTAGTAAACCCAGCTGCCACTCAACCCCAAACAGTAGCAGTCACTCAAGTTAGCCCTGCTCCAATCACTGTAGCGCAAGCAACCACAGCCCCAGTAGCCCCTGCTGCCGCGCCTGAAGCAACATCGGTTGAATCTTTAGAGCAACTCAACCGCTACAGCAACGAAGGTACAGGCAACAGCAATTCAGTTGCGCAAGTCACCTCTGTTTCTCAACTATCTGACGTACAACCGACAGATTGGGCGTTTCAAGCATTACAGTCCTTGGTAGAACGCTACGGAGTTATCGCAGGTTATCCCGATGGAACCTATCGCGGAAATCGTGCTATGACACGTTATGAGTTTGCGGCTGGTTTGAATGCGGCGTTAGACAGAGTCAACGAACTGATTGCAGCTGGTACTGCTGATATGGTTCGTCGTGAAGACCTGGCAACTCTTCAGAGATTGCAAGAAGAATTTGCGGCAGAACTCGCAACACTACGCGGTCGCGTAGACGCTTTAGAAGCACAGACAGCAGAACTTGAAGCAAATCAATTTTCTACTACAACTAAATTAGTTGGTGAAGTAGTTGCAGCAGTTACTGATACATTTGGAGATGACGTTGACGACAACACAGTACTGCAAAACCGCGTCCGTTTAGACTTCCAAACCAGTTTTGGTGGTTCTGACGTATTGCATACGCGGCTATCGACAGGTAATGCTCAACCGTTTAGCTTCAGCGCTTTTAATGGTCCTGTTCCTAATGCAACATTTGAAGGTCAACAAACCTTTAATGTATCGCCAAATTTTGAGAATGACATTTCTCTCGATTGGTTAGCTTATGACTTCCCCCTATTTGGGCAAGCTAGAGGTTATTTAGCGGCTACTGGTGGTATTCATAGCGACTATGCCGCAACTGCTAACCCCTACTTTGAAGACTACGACGGTGGTAGAGGTGCGCTATCTACCTTCGCCCAACAAAATCCAATTTATCGAATTGGAGGCGGTGCTGGTGGTGGTTTGACCTTAGGATTCGGCGGTAGTGGTGTTTTCAGACCAAGCTCTTTAACAGTGGGTTATCTGGCAGATAATGCGAGCGATCCAGGTTTGAGTGCGGGTATTGGTAACGGTGACTATGCAGCATTAGCGCAGCTAAACTTTAACCTCGGCGATCGCGTTGCTTTAGCAGCAACTTATGTCCACGGTTATCACACCACTGGTAACGGAATTTATGATATCGGTGGTTCATTTGCTGGTCAATCAGCAGGTCCAGTAGTGGGTACAACCCAAGCAAACCTTGTTGATATCAGTGGCGATGGCTTCGTTGATGGCGTTCCAGGTTTATTAACTGGACCTACAGTGACCAACTCCTACGGCGTATCGGCTGCACTCCGCTTAACCGATAGAATCTCGCTGAGTGGCTTTGGTACGTATACAAATGCTACGCTCCTTGGTCGTGGTGGTGCTGATATCTGGACTTTTGGCGGTGGAGTTGCTTTCCCAGACTTGGGTAAAGAAGGCAACCTCTTAGGCATCTTCGCTGGTGTAGAACCTACATTAAGAGGTGTTGAGGCTCCTGGCGTAGTCGGTTTTACCCGTGACTATGGTTTACACGTTGAAGGCTTCTATAGATATCAACTGACAGACAACGTTTCGATTACACCTGGTGTGATTTGGTTAAGTTCTCCAGGTCAAAACGACGCTAACTCAGATGTCATTATCGGTACACTCCGGACAACCTTCAACTTCTAG
- a CDS encoding RrF2 family transcriptional regulator — protein sequence MEISCKTEYALLALLELATNYELGEPLQIRQIAAQQDIPDRYLEQLLATLRRGSIVKSQRGAKGGYVLAREPWKITLLDIICCLEGPETTASEDEAQPKTVESAVVQEVWQESRQAAHSVLQKYTLQNLCEQRTARKQLNIMYYI from the coding sequence GTGGAAATTTCGTGTAAGACTGAATATGCGCTTCTTGCTCTCTTAGAGCTAGCCACTAATTACGAACTTGGCGAACCATTACAAATTCGGCAAATTGCTGCCCAACAAGACATCCCAGATCGCTATCTAGAGCAACTGTTAGCAACATTGAGGCGTGGCAGTATAGTAAAAAGCCAAAGAGGAGCAAAAGGTGGCTATGTCTTGGCACGAGAGCCTTGGAAAATTACCTTGCTAGACATTATATGTTGCTTAGAAGGTCCAGAAACTACTGCTTCTGAAGACGAGGCTCAACCAAAAACAGTAGAGAGTGCTGTTGTTCAAGAAGTCTGGCAAGAATCGCGTCAAGCAGCTCATTCTGTTTTACAAAAATATACACTGCAAAACCTCTGCGAGCAGCGAACAGCTAGAAAGCAGTTGAACATTATGTATTACATTTAG
- the cysK gene encoding cysteine synthase A, which yields MRIAHNITELIGRTPLVQLNRIPQAEECVARIVVKLESMNPSASVKDRIGFSMIKAAEEEKLITPRKTILVEPTSGNTGIALAMAAAAKGYRLILTMPETMSAERRAMLRAYGAELELTPGIEGMSGAIRRAQLIVDNTPHAYMLQQFRNPANAQIHRETTAEELWEDTDGQIDFMVAGVGTGGTITGVAEVIKARKPSFKTIAVEPTNSPVLSGGKPGPHKIQGIGAGFIPQVLRVDMIDEVITVTDDEAISYARRLAREEGLLSGISSGAALCAAIRVGQRPESKGKLIVMIQPSFGERYLSTPLFQDLESKFPATVS from the coding sequence ATGCGTATTGCTCACAATATTACGGAATTAATCGGTCGCACACCTTTAGTACAACTTAATCGCATTCCCCAAGCCGAGGAGTGTGTAGCGCGGATAGTCGTGAAGCTAGAAAGTATGAATCCCTCTGCCTCGGTCAAGGATCGTATTGGTTTTAGCATGATCAAAGCTGCAGAAGAAGAGAAATTGATTACCCCTAGAAAGACAATTTTAGTAGAGCCAACCTCAGGCAATACAGGAATCGCCTTAGCAATGGCAGCAGCAGCTAAGGGATATCGCTTAATTTTAACAATGCCAGAAACAATGAGTGCTGAACGGCGGGCAATGCTGCGGGCTTATGGTGCAGAATTAGAACTCACACCAGGAATTGAAGGGATGAGTGGGGCGATTCGACGGGCACAGTTAATTGTGGATAATACTCCACACGCCTACATGTTGCAACAGTTCCGCAATCCTGCGAATGCTCAAATTCATCGAGAAACAACAGCAGAAGAACTCTGGGAAGACACCGACGGGCAAATTGATTTTATGGTCGCCGGTGTAGGAACTGGTGGCACAATTACTGGTGTTGCTGAAGTGATCAAAGCTCGCAAACCAAGTTTTAAGACGATCGCTGTTGAACCAACAAATAGCCCAGTCCTCTCTGGCGGAAAACCAGGACCACACAAAATTCAAGGAATTGGCGCAGGATTTATTCCTCAAGTCTTGCGCGTAGATATGATTGACGAAGTAATAACAGTAACCGACGATGAAGCGATCTCTTACGCACGTCGGTTAGCACGTGAAGAAGGGTTACTTTCAGGAATTTCTAGTGGCGCTGCTTTGTGTGCTGCAATTCGAGTAGGACAGCGCCCAGAAAGTAAAGGAAAACTGATTGTCATGATCCAACCTAGCTTTGGCGAACGATACTTGAGTACACCATTGTTTCAAGATTTAGAGTCAAAATTCCCTGCTACCGTTAGTTAA
- a CDS encoding J domain-containing protein, whose translation MASNHYDTLDVNAAASQAEIKQAYRRLVKKFHPDSNQDVDREEIIRINAAYEVLGDTQKRHSYDKQLSTNQYRKERRERQQRTATVQNQYRTSRQTGRDADEELAHWLHQVYQPVNRLICRILNSLEEQIEQLAADPFDDELLEAFEDYLHNCRAWLKQAQLTFRSLPNPPTVAGAAAHLYYCLNQVGDGLEELSYFPLNYDDRYLHMGQELFRIAAGLHCEAQESLEVIA comes from the coding sequence ATGGCATCTAATCACTACGACACTTTAGACGTTAATGCAGCAGCTAGCCAAGCGGAGATTAAGCAAGCCTATCGCCGCTTGGTAAAAAAGTTTCATCCCGACAGTAATCAGGATGTAGATCGCGAGGAAATTATTCGCATTAACGCAGCATATGAAGTTCTGGGAGACACCCAAAAACGGCACTCGTACGACAAACAACTATCAACTAATCAGTACAGAAAAGAGCGTCGCGAGCGACAACAGCGGACAGCCACCGTTCAAAATCAGTATCGTACCTCACGTCAAACAGGAAGAGATGCAGACGAGGAATTAGCACATTGGCTGCACCAAGTTTATCAGCCCGTAAATCGTCTAATTTGTCGAATTCTCAATTCGTTAGAAGAACAAATTGAACAGCTAGCTGCAGATCCTTTTGATGATGAATTGTTAGAGGCTTTTGAAGATTACTTGCACAACTGTCGTGCCTGGTTAAAACAGGCGCAACTCACGTTTCGTTCACTCCCCAATCCACCTACTGTTGCTGGAGCGGCTGCGCACTTGTACTATTGTCTCAATCAAGTAGGAGATGGATTAGAAGAGTTGAGTTACTTCCCCCTCAATTATGACGATCGCTATTTACACATGGGTCAAGAATTATTCCGGATTGCTGCTGGATTGCATTGCGAAGCCCAAGAATCGCTAGAGGTAATTGCTTAG
- a CDS encoding YdcF family protein, producing MFDSRFCPREFTQFPVEFGWQQLRSPLLLFLASFIVVLISLWLIARIWRRKFQRLIFPSVAVVVCSLITVGLISVIAVNGLFLPADPGTSADAIVILGRGRALRMDRARIATQLWQAKRAPVIFVSGRGDALPLIDLLVAKDLPQQVVDGENCSMTTKENAIFSATILQQRNIQQIILVSDSPHMWRSLIEFRAYGFSVIPRTSRLPAVWGFRQKAYLVLRESVGLPWYLLRQIATPPASIPPDAELSSLLQKAQQYGQQRLYVD from the coding sequence ATGTTTGATTCTCGTTTCTGTCCGCGTGAGTTTACGCAGTTTCCTGTTGAGTTTGGCTGGCAACAGTTGCGATCGCCACTTTTGTTATTCTTGGCAAGCTTTATTGTAGTACTGATTAGCCTCTGGCTGATTGCCCGTATTTGGCGGCGCAAGTTTCAAAGATTGATATTTCCCAGTGTAGCTGTAGTAGTGTGTAGCTTAATTACTGTTGGCTTAATCTCTGTCATTGCCGTAAATGGACTGTTTCTTCCTGCTGATCCTGGAACTTCTGCTGATGCCATTGTTATTTTAGGTCGAGGCAGAGCTTTGAGAATGGATCGAGCTAGAATTGCAACTCAATTATGGCAAGCCAAAAGAGCGCCAGTTATTTTTGTGAGTGGTAGAGGAGATGCTTTACCTCTGATCGATTTATTGGTAGCAAAAGACCTTCCACAACAAGTTGTTGATGGTGAAAATTGTTCGATGACGACGAAGGAGAATGCGATTTTTTCAGCAACGATTTTACAACAACGAAATATTCAGCAAATTATACTAGTTAGCGATTCTCCTCATATGTGGCGATCGCTGATTGAATTTCGTGCTTATGGATTCTCAGTCATTCCGCGTACAAGTCGCTTACCAGCAGTATGGGGTTTTCGCCAAAAAGCTTACTTGGTCTTACGTGAATCGGTTGGTTTACCGTGGTATCTTTTACGACAAATTGCGACTCCACCTGCTTCAATCCCACCAGATGCTGAACTTTCCTCTTTACTCCAAAAAGCACAACAATATGGTCAACAACGCCTCTATGTTGATTGA
- a CDS encoding 6-carboxytetrahydropterin synthase has translation MQCIVNRRAQFSASHRYWLPELSEAENTQRFGLCARTPGHGHNYVLYVSLAGELDEYGMVQNLSEVKQVIKREVTSQLDFSYLNDVWTEFQQTLPTTENIARVIWQRLAPYLPLVRIQLFEHPELWAEYQGNDMEAYLTLSTHFSAAHRLARPDLSYEENSEIYGKCARPHGHGHNYHLEITVKGDIDQRTGMLVDLGALQQIVDDLVVEPLDHTFLNKDITYFAEVVPTAENIAVYISNLLRSPVQELGATLHKVKLIESPNNSCEIYCNQTAEGVSDRESEVRELVH, from the coding sequence ATGCAATGCATTGTCAACCGTCGCGCACAGTTTTCAGCTAGCCATAGGTATTGGCTACCCGAATTAAGTGAGGCAGAAAACACCCAGCGTTTTGGACTTTGCGCACGGACACCAGGACACGGACACAACTACGTTTTATACGTTTCCCTTGCCGGTGAACTCGATGAATATGGCATGGTACAGAATTTGTCCGAAGTTAAACAGGTGATCAAGCGGGAAGTTACTAGTCAATTAGACTTTTCTTATCTCAATGATGTTTGGACAGAATTCCAACAAACATTACCTACCACAGAAAACATTGCCAGAGTAATTTGGCAGCGGCTAGCACCTTACTTACCTTTAGTCCGCATTCAACTCTTTGAACATCCAGAACTTTGGGCAGAATATCAAGGAAATGATATGGAAGCTTACTTAACACTTAGTACGCACTTTAGTGCCGCACATCGGCTAGCACGTCCAGATCTCAGTTACGAAGAAAACTCAGAAATCTATGGTAAGTGCGCTCGTCCTCATGGACATGGACACAATTATCATTTAGAAATCACAGTCAAAGGTGACATTGACCAGCGTACCGGAATGCTAGTTGATTTAGGAGCATTGCAGCAAATCGTAGACGATTTAGTTGTTGAACCATTGGATCATACCTTCCTCAACAAAGATATTACCTACTTTGCCGAAGTTGTCCCCACCGCCGAAAACATTGCAGTTTACATTAGTAACCTTTTGCGATCGCCAGTCCAAGAATTAGGAGCTACATTACATAAAGTCAAGCTGATTGAAAGTCCCAATAATTCCTGTGAAATTTACTGCAATCAAACTGCTGAAGGAGTCAGCGATCGGGAATCAGAGGTTAGGGAACTGGTACATTAG
- a CDS encoding class I SAM-dependent methyltransferase, with amino-acid sequence MIAANTAPEIASRLVNGVLAIKPLANLAKHQARQMMIKRAEKIGVPWTKQVQDLKQLDWDTQLTQVENPDLKYPDYYYRSFHAYEQGNLSWDAALEVEVAAHTVHAGIWADAGAEGDSRLRASYHEILKSRITQPQDILDLGCSVGMSTFALQAVYPQAKITGLDLSPYFLAVANYRAQQQNAQVNWVHAAAESTGLKSESFDLVSIFLMCHELPQSATRQIFQEARRLLRPNGYLAIMDMNPQSEIYAKMPPYILTLLKSTEPYLDEYFTLDIEQALMAAGFKDVAIAPNTPRHRTITAQVPIT; translated from the coding sequence ATGATTGCTGCAAATACTGCTCCAGAAATAGCATCTCGTTTAGTGAATGGAGTACTAGCAATTAAGCCGTTAGCTAATTTAGCTAAGCACCAAGCACGGCAAATGATGATCAAACGTGCAGAAAAAATTGGTGTTCCTTGGACGAAGCAAGTACAGGACTTAAAACAGCTTGATTGGGATACTCAACTGACACAAGTTGAAAACCCTGATTTAAAGTATCCTGATTATTACTACCGTTCGTTTCATGCCTACGAGCAAGGCAATTTAAGTTGGGATGCGGCTTTAGAAGTAGAAGTCGCAGCACACACCGTCCATGCAGGAATTTGGGCAGACGCGGGGGCTGAGGGTGATTCTCGACTCCGCGCTTCGTATCATGAAATTTTGAAAAGCCGAATCACGCAACCCCAGGACATTCTTGATTTGGGCTGTAGTGTAGGGATGAGTACGTTTGCCCTGCAAGCAGTTTACCCACAAGCCAAGATTACAGGTTTGGATTTATCGCCTTATTTCCTTGCGGTGGCTAACTATCGCGCCCAGCAGCAAAATGCCCAAGTGAATTGGGTTCACGCAGCAGCAGAATCAACTGGGCTAAAATCAGAGTCTTTTGACTTAGTTTCCATCTTTTTGATGTGTCACGAGCTACCGCAGTCAGCAACGCGGCAGATTTTCCAAGAAGCACGGCGCTTGCTTCGTCCCAATGGCTATTTGGCAATTATGGATATGAATCCACAATCAGAAATTTATGCCAAGATGCCTCCCTATATTTTGACGTTGCTGAAAAGTACTGAACCGTATCTCGATGAGTATTTTACCCTAGATATTGAACAAGCATTAATGGCTGCTGGTTTTAAGGATGTAGCGATCGCGCCCAACACTCCTCGTCATCGCACTATTACAGCACAAGTGCCTATCACATAA
- the mscL gene encoding large conductance mechanosensitive channel protein MscL yields the protein MAVGRTIGRNRRAVTGFFRDFRDFALKGNVVELAIAVIIGGAFGNIVTSFAQDIVMPLVNPLIPAGDWRELVINTSPNNGIRIGSFLGSVVDFIIIALALYAAIRALARFKRQEELAPPEPTEQECPYCLTKIHIAASRCPACTSELSPQSPIIS from the coding sequence ATGGCAGTAGGACGAACTATTGGACGGAATCGTAGAGCAGTAACGGGTTTTTTTAGAGACTTTCGGGATTTTGCGCTCAAGGGAAATGTCGTTGAACTGGCGATCGCAGTGATTATTGGTGGCGCATTTGGCAACATTGTTACCTCGTTTGCGCAAGATATCGTCATGCCATTAGTTAATCCGCTGATTCCAGCAGGAGATTGGCGGGAGTTAGTCATTAATACCAGTCCAAATAATGGCATAAGAATCGGCAGTTTTTTAGGCTCAGTCGTTGATTTTATTATTATTGCGCTGGCACTGTATGCAGCTATTCGTGCCTTAGCTCGATTCAAACGCCAAGAAGAACTGGCGCCACCAGAACCTACAGAACAAGAGTGTCCTTATTGTTTAACTAAAATACATATTGCTGCGTCTCGTTGTCCTGCTTGTACTTCAGAATTGTCACCACAAAGCCCGATAATAAGCTAA